CGACGTCCGGTCGGACCGCACGCTCCGCCGGATCATCCGGCAAGCGGGGAGGCTGGCGCGATGGGTGGGGCCGAACCTCGGGCCGCGCACCCGACGCGGTGCCCTGCGCCGATGTTCCAGCTGGCCGCGACCACGGTCATCGCGGTGCTCCCCCTCGTGCCCTCGGTGGAAGAACGGGAGCACCTCTCCTCTGTCTGCGCGTCGACGCCGAAGGAGCCGGGCTCGCTGGGAGTAGCGGCGAAGGGGGGAAAGTGGAGGCTGCAATGCCCATTCCACCTGGGGCGGGAAGGAGATCCCGGGCGACTCGAGCCGTGGGTCGATGATGCGCGACGATTATGTCGGCGAGTCGGATATCTCCGGCGACGATGGAGCCGGGTCGTGACGGCATCGCATCGCAACTCGCGAAGACGCGGCGGGACCTTCGTCTGAGCCTCTACATCCTCGTCGTGGGACTCCTCGTAATCTCGGTCGCCGTCGCGCTGGAAATGACGGGCGGCAGTGACACCGCAATCGCGCCGGGCGCGTATCTCTCGCTGATCACGGTGATCCTCTACAACGGCGGGGGCACCGCCGCCTTGGCGGGTGCGCTCTTCGCCTTCCACAACTGGCAGATCCTGGAGCGTGCCCAGACCATCGTGGCGCCCTAAAGGTGACCTGGCGCCCGTCGCCAGTCCGCAGCGCCCCGACCTGCTACGAGGCGCAGCGCGTCCTCGGCGGGGTCTGCCGCTGCTCAGGTGAGTGCGCGCTTCAGGAGCGCGGCGATCCTCGCTTCTTCGGCGGGAGAGAGCGCGGTGAGCGCGAAGGCGGTCGGCCACATCTTGTCCTCGTCCAAGTTCGCCTCGTCGCTGAATCCGAGCGTGGCGTAGCGAGTTTTGAACTTACCCGCGGCCTGGAAGAAGCAGAGTATCTGTCCGTTCTTCGAATACGCCGGCATCCCGTACCACGTCCGGGCCGAGAGATCGGGGGCGTGGGCACGGACCAGGGCATGGAGCCGTTCGGCGAGGTCGCGATCCCCGGGAGCCATCGTGGCGATCTTCGCGAGCACTTCGGCCTCTCCGGTCGTTGCCCCCGCCGGCGCACGAGATCGTAGCTCACGGGCGCGTTCTTTCATCGCCGCGAGTTCTTCGCTGGTGAACCTGGCGCCCGACCTCGCCCCCGGCTTTCTCGCGCTCTTCTTCGCGGCCATCGCGCAAGCGAGCCCGGCGGCACCCATAACGGCCTCGACCGTCGGCGGTTCATGTCGGTTCATCGGGTCGTCGTGGGCGGGGTTTCGGCCCCGGCGGAGGGCCCATCGAACGCAACCGGGCGCCCAAGGTCTAATCTAAGACGACTCGATTTCGGCGGTCGACGATGTCGCGGCGGCTCGCCGCCATCATGTTCACGGACGTCGCTGGGTATACTCAGCTCGCCCAGACCGACGAAGCCGGTGCCCTTCGGCTTCTCGAGGAACAGGAGCGCGTCGCCCGGCCGCTCCTCGCGACCCACCGCGGCCGGAAGGTGAAGTCGATGGGGGACGGGCTCTTGCTCGAGTTCCCGAACGCGCTGGACGCCGTCGAGTTCGGCGTCGGATTTCAGCGAGCCCTCCACGAGCGGAACGCGCGGACGGGCGCTCTCCCGCTGCGCCTCCGCGTCGGGATCCACCTCGGTGACGTCCAGGCCAAGGGCGCGGACATCCTCGGAGACGCGGTCAACGTCGCCTCCCGGGTCGAGCCGCTCGCGGACCCCGGGGGCGTCGCGCTCTCCGTGCAGGTCTATGATCAGGTCCACCGCAAGGCGAACTGCACCTTCGAGCGGCTGGGTCCGCGCAAGCTCGAAGGGGTCGTCGAACCGATCGAGATCTACCGGGTCGCGTTTCCGTGGTCGCCGCCGGCGAACGTCGTGCTCCCGTCGGTCGTGCCCCGGGTGGCGGTCCTTCCGCTGGCGAACATCAGCCCGGATCCGCACGACGAGTACTTCGCCGACGGCCTGACCGAAGAACTGATCTCCGTCCTCTCGCGGATCGGCGGGCTCCGCGTCCTCGCTCGGACGTCGGTGAACCAGTACAAGGGCACCTCGAAGCCGATCTCGGTGATCGGGGCGGAGCTGGGCGCCCAGGCGGTGCTCGAGGGAAGCGTCCGCAAGGACGGTGACCAGCTTCGCATCACGATGCAGCTCATCGACGCCGACACCCAGGAGCACCGGTGGGCGCAGACCTACGATCGGCGGCTGGAGAACGTCTTTGCGATCCAGGCCGAGGTGGCCGAACGGACCGCCGAGGCGCTCAAGGTCCAGCTCCTGAGCTCGGAGCGCAAGGCGATCGAGGAACAACCCACCGCGAACTTCCGCGCGTACGAGCTCTACTTGCGGGGCGTGCGCGCCGCGCAGACGGCGCTCGGGGGCATGGCCAGCGCCGAGGGAGCCCGGGCGGATCGCGCGGCGGAGGAGTACTTCGAAGCCGCGATCCGAGAGGATCCCGCGTTCTCGGCCGCCTACTCTCATCTGGCAAATCACCTGATCGCCGCCAGCGGCGAGACGCGTCCCGCCCGCCTCGCACTCGCGCGGGCCCGGGTCCTCACCCTCCACGCGCTCGAGCTGCATCCGAGCTCGTCCGACGCGCATACGGCCCAGGGGAACCTGGCGATGCAGGCCGACCACGACTGGCCCCGGGCCGAGGCGGAGTTCCAGCAGGCGATCGCGCTCAACTCGAGCAGCTCCGCGGCCCACGTGTGGTACGGCCACCTCCTCACCGTGCTCCAACGGTACCGGGAGGCCGACAAGCAGTTCGCCGCCGCGATCGAGCTCGATCCGCTCTGGTTCTATCCTCAGTTCCTGCGCGCGTGGAACCAGGCGTACGCGGCCGACTACGAGCGCTTCCTCGCGCTGAGCGAGAAGCTCCTGGCCGACTTCGGGGACCGTCAGTGGTCGCGCGGTACGCTGGCCTGGGCCTACGCCTTCGCGGGGCGCGTGCAGGAGGCGGTCCGGCTCTTGAAGCCCCTCGTCACGCCCTTCGGCCTCCCGCTGCGGCACATCCAAGGCGAGCTGAACGCGTTCCTCGGGAGGCCGCAGCAGCTGCGGTCCTGGCTCGCCACGCTGGAACGGAACACGAGCGCGAGCGGCCCGAGCCCGGTGCTGGTGGCCTCCGCCTACGGGATGTGCGGCGAACGGGAGAAAGCGCTGGGCCTCCTGGAGCGAGATTGCGCCACCGGCGAGGGCTTCCTCTGGAACCATTACCAGTGGGTCGGCTTCGATCGGGTTCGCGATGACCCCCGGTTCGCGGCCCTGGTGCGGGCGATGGGTCTGCCTCCCGGGCTCACCCGTCCGCTCTGGGACGGACGTGGCCCCTTCCCGGCGGCGGTTTCCGGAGGAGAGTGCCCAACGACCCCTCGCCAGGGTGGGCGAGCGATGCGACCATCGCGGCGAGCCGCCCCGCGGCGTTTCAGGACCCCCCGGCAAGCCAGAAAGCGCCCCCGGTGATAGTCCGGGCATGGATCCCATGATGAAGCCGAAGTTGGCGCCGTACCTCGTCGCGCGGGATGCTGCCGGGCTCGCCACGTTCATCGAGAAGGGCCTCGGCGGCCTGCGGGGCTTCCAAGAGCTCGACGCGAGCGGCAAGTTCCAGCATCTCGAGATGAAGGTGGCGGATGCGGTCGTGATGCTGGCCGACGCGCCGAGCGGTCGACCGCCGTTCCCCGCGATGCTCCACCTGTACGTGGCGGACGCCGACGCGGCGTTCCAGCGGGCACTGAAGGCCGGGGCCCTCAGCGTGCGGGAACCGAGCGACATGCCCGACGGGCGTCGCGGCGGGGTCCGCGATCTCTGGGGCAACGAGTGGTGGTTCACCCAGCCGAAAGCCTGAGCCGCCGTCACCCGGCCCGCGCCCGCCCTCGTCGCGTGGGTGGGGTCGTGCGGGGCCAAGGCCAGGTAAGCACCTTTCCTGCGGCGGACGTCCCGATTAAGTAGCGTCCGACCCCATCGCACGTTCGAGGGCGCGATGCCGCGCGTGGGGATCGTTCTGGGAAGCACCCGGCCCGGACGGGTCGGGGAGGCGGTGGCGCGCTGGGTGCTCGAGATCGCCCGAAAGCGGACCGACGCGGAGTTCGAGCTCGTCGACCTCAAGGACGTCAACCTCCCGCTGCTGGACGAGGCGGTCCCACCCTCGGCGGGGAAGTACGCCCAGCCGCACACCCAGGACTGGTCGAAGGTCATCGGCTCCTTCGACGCATTCGTCTTCGTGACCCCGGAGTACAACCACAGCGTGCCGGCGGGGCTGAAGAACGCGATCGACTACCTGTTCGCCGAGTGGAACCACAAGGCGGCGGGCTTCGTGAGCTACGGCAGCTCGGGAGGCGTGCGAGCCGTCGAGCATCTCCGCCTCATCCTGGCGGAGGTCATGGTGGCGACCGTCCGAATGCAGGTCCCGCTCCCGATCTCCACCGACTTCGAGAACTTCCGGGTGTTCAAGCCGCTGCCCATCCGAGAGCCGCAGCTCAACACGATGCTCGACCAGCTGATCGCCTGGGCGAACGCGCTGCGTCCCGTCCGGGAGCATCCACCGCCGAGGCGCTGAGCTCGCCTCAGCCGGGCGCGGGAGCGGTGGCGACGAGGGCGCGCAGGCCCGGCGTGCCCTGCAGCGCGAAACCGGACGTCCGTTCGATGAGCACGGCCTCGCCGACCTCGATCGGCTGGGCGTCGACGGCGCCCCGGCCCGCCAGGACGTAGACGATCCCTCGGCGGGCCCGCCCGACCCGCAGGAACGCCGTTCCTCGCTCCGCGAACTGGATCTCCTTTGCCTCCAGCCCCGCCGACGAAGTGACCGGGGTCCCTGGACCCACGAGCGGACGGATGCGGGCGCCCTCCGCCTGGACCGGGGACAGGGCGGGGAGCGCGGACTGCAGCCGGTTCTCGCCCTTCGTCCCACCGCTCAGCGCGAGCACCAGCGAGAACCAGCGGATCGAACTGCCTTTCCCGGGGCTGATCCGGTGCGCCGTCTTGTCGTAGACCGTGAACAGTCGCACCGAGCCGGGACGCATCGACTCGGGCGGGCCGCCCTCGAGTTGGTACGACGCGAATCCCTCGAGCACGTAGGTGAGCACCTCCTCCTGCTCGTGACTGTGGGCCGGGTACTGCCGGGCGCCCGCCGCCATCGACTCCACGGCGCGGACGTACGGCGGCCACACGTCGACCTTGGCGCTCGGGATGATCCGGCGGACCGTCGCGACCTTCGCCGCCACCTCGCCCGAAACCCACTGGAGCGATGGACCTGTCCCGACGGGCGCGGCCACGGTGGCCGTCCACCCGCGTCCGGGCTCATAAGATTGCCACGGCGCCCGGACGCTTCAGACGGGCGCGGCGTAGCGGACGACCGGGTTGTCGATGTACTCGAGGACCTTGGGCACGCCCGCCTCGAGCGCGATGTGTCGGGCCTCGCGCAGGAGCTCGGTGCGATCGGCCGCCTCGGCCGCCGGGATCTCCGAGATGTGGACGGTCACCGGTCTCGCGTGCCGATCGAACGCGGCGAGGAAGCCACGACACTCCGGGAAGCCGAGCTGGAAGAGCCGGAGCTGGAGCTCGACGTCGGGTGGGACCGGGTCGGCCCGGTAGCTCTTCATCTCGAAGAAGCGAGCGCGGCCGTCCCAGTAGTCGGGCTGGGCGTAGATGCCCGCGTCCTCGCCGATGAGGATGAGGCGGCTGCGGGGCCGGGGGAGGCCCATGAGCTCGCTGCCACGGAACGCTCGAAGGACCCCCGCGATCTCCTCCAGCTGGCGTGCGCGGTCCGTGGGCGGGAGCGACACCGCCGCCTCCTCGATCGCGCGGTCGAGCTCCTCCGCGCTGAACCGGTCCATCGCCGCAAGGGAGGGACGGCGGCCCATCCGGAACTCATGACTGAAGCGGGAGAGGGCGCCGTCGATCGCCTTGCCGACCGCCATCGCGATCTCGTCGCGTTCGGTCACCGGTCGCGGAAAGAGCGCGCGGACGATCTCGTGGCTCGCGACGGTACGAACGGTGGTCACGCCGGTCCCTCCCTCGCGGTGCCACCCGGCACTTGGACCAAGGTTCAAAGGCTCATGGGGGCAGACCGGGTGGTACGCGATGCCCCGGCGGGGAGGGCCGCTGCGGCTCGGCCCCCGGCGCCTCGGGGCCGCTGCCGTCACGCATATAGCCCATGGACGGCGTGGGTACGAGCGGTCGTCCCGGTGCGTCGGACCGTGGCGTTCCCGCTGACGGGCTGTGCCCGGCTCGCGGCACGGCGATCGGTGCGGAGGTCGGGTGGTGAAGGTCGCGGTCGTGGTCCCCAGTTTCTCGCGCGTCCTCCCATCGGATCCGGAGTGCATCGCGCGGGGCCTCGCCGAGGCCGGGGCCGAGGTCCACGTCTTTACGACCCGATCGTCCTCCGGACGGGACGCCGACTATCTCGGGCTGCCGGTCCGGGACCTGCGGGACTCGCCGTTCGAGATCCACTGGTGCCGCCACCTCGGCGTGGTCCGCCAGTTCGTCGTCTCCCTGCCGCCCTCGCCGCCCTTGGACTCCTCCTTCCAGGGCGCGATCATCTTCGAGGACTACCCGATGCTCTCGCGTCAAGCGGCCCGCCAGCTCGCCCACGCGTCGGTGCCGGTCGTGCTCGCGGTGGAGCGGTGCTACTATCCCTCGGACCGCCTCGCACGTTCCGCGCTGGGCTTCGTCGACCGGGCCCTCGCGCCCCGCCTCTGGCGTCGCGCGGAGGCGATCGCCTGCCACTCGCGGGAGTCGATGCGATTCTACACGAACCTGGGCGCGCCGCGCGAGCGGCTGGCGTACCTGCCCGGCTGCATCGATGCCGAGTACTTCCGTCGCGAGAGCGCCCTCGCGAACGGCCATGTCCGCACGGCGCGGGATCCGCCCACGATCGTGTGCGTGGCCCGGTTGCATCCGTACAAGGGCATCCCCGTGCTGCTGGAGGCCGCCGCGGGCCTGCGGGCCCGGGGTCGGGACTTCCGCCTGCGGATCATCGGCCGCGGGCCGATGGAGGCGGAGTATCGGGGGTTGGCGACGCGGCTCGGCCTCGGCGCCTGGGTCAGCTTCGAGCCCACGCCGATCCCGAACCCCGCCATGCCGGCGGTGCTCGGTGCGGCCGACATCTACGTCCAGCCCAGCCTGATCGAGCCGTTCGGACGCGCCGCCGCGGAGGCGATGGCCTCGCGACTGCCGGTGGTGGCGTCCGCGGTCGGGGGCCTGCGCGACACGGTCTCCGACGGAGAGACCGGTGCGCTGGTCGCTCCGGGCGACGCGGGAGGCCTCGCCCGGGCGCTGGAGACCCTCGCCGAGGATCCCGAGCTCGCCCGGCGGATGGGGCGCAGCGGCCAAGCGCGGGCGATCGAGCGCCTCGACTATCGGCGGGTCGCGCGCTGGTACCTCGACCGGTTCTCGGGCCGGGGGCCGCGCGCTCCCGGGCTCGCGAGTTAGCCCGGGGATGACCGGAGCGCCGTTCGCGGGAGGCGAGCCCGACGGGTTCGGGGCCCGCGCGCCATGATCCCGCTACCGCAGTTCACGCTCCTCCTGCTGCCACTCTGGGCGCTCGGCCTTCCCTTGATCGGGGAGTCGGTGCTGTGGCTGGTCTCCCTCCTGCCGGGCGACCGGGCCCGCCTCGGCGCGCTGTCGCGGCTGTCGCTCGCCGAGCGCGCGATCTGGGACCTCGCGATCGGGACCGCGGCCCTCGTCATCGCCGGGCTCGCGATCGCGGTCTTCGGGCTCGTGCTGACGGCCGCCGTCGCCTTCGGGCTGGTCCTGGTGCCCGCCGCCCTCGCGGTGGTCCGCCTGGTTCGGGGGCGCGGCACGCTCCTGAGGCGGCTCCTGGCGCGCGTGCGCGCCGAGCGTTGGGAGATCCTGGGCCTCGCGGGGCTCTTCGCCGTCACGCTTGGGGTCCGCCTGTGGGTGTACAACGGACTCTACCTGTACGCGGGACCGGACATCCGCTTCTACACCTTCTACACCCAGCAGATCCTCGCCACCGGCCACCTGTTCCCCTCGCTCCGGTCGATCGTGTTCCCGGGCTGGATGGTCGCGTCCGACCTGCACCAGTGGTTCAGCGGCGCGGAGGACGTCTTCGCCGTCATGAACCTGTGGTGGTCGACCGACACGCCGCAGCTGGCCTCGGGCGCCACCCTGCTGTTCAGCAGCGCGATCCCGCTGTCGGTATACGCGCTCGGGCGCGCGCTGTTCCGGGATCGCGGTCGCGGGCTACCCCTGATGGCCGGGTTCGTCATCGGGCTGGCGACCAGCTACCCGTCCTACTTCCTGAGCTGGGGCGGGATCGACGAGACGGTCATCTGGGTCGTCTTCCCGATCGCGGTCGCGGTCACGCTGCTTCTCCTGGACGAGACACGCGCCTCCTTCGGCATGCTCCTGCTCGCGACGCTGCTGGTGGCCGGCGGCGTGTTGATCTCGCCCCTGTCGCTCGTCTACGTGACCACGCTGACGATCGGCATCGGGCTGGAGGTGATCGTCCGCCGTCGGTCGGTGGGGCCCGCATTGGCGCGCCTGTTCGTGCCGATCGCCGGCGGGGTCGCGCTGGCCTCGCCGGCCCTGGTCCGCGCGGCCGCCGCCTGGCAGGCCAACCAGGCGGCCCAGGCGCCCGGCGCCATCGGCTGGGGCACGTTCGCGACCGCCCCGATCATCCGCTACGGCCCGGCGGTCGGCTCGCTGCAGCGCTTCCTGACCAATTCGACGCCGCTCGACGTCGTCGCCGTCGTCGTGGTGCTCGGGTACCTCGGGCTCGCGCTCAGCGTCCGACGGGTCCGCTGGGTCCCGGCGCTCCTGGTCTGGATGGCGATGCTGTTCGCGTTCAACGAGAACGGCCCCTACGGCCTCTACTGGGTCCGGTTCCCCGGCTGGACGGCCGTCTTCCCCGACCGACCCGCGGACCTGTTGTTCGTTCCCCTCAGCCTGGGCGTCGGCCTGTTGACGGCCCGGCTCCACTCTCTCGCCCGGGGGCCGCCGGCGTTCACCCGGAGTCCTGAGGGCTCCTCGCCCCCGTCCGCGGGCCACCCGCGGTCGGGCCCGCCGAGCGCCGCCGGCCGCCCGGGGCCGCTGCGCGTGGCGGGCGCGATCGGGCTCGTCGCGGTCGTGGCGCTCAGCGGCGGGGTCTCCGTCAGCGTGGCCCAGACCAACCAGGTGAACGTCGACTGGGCGAACGGATTCTCGCCGGCCGACCTCGAAGGGTTCGCCTGGCTCCAGGCCCACGAGCCCGCGGGTTCGACGGTCCTGGTGACGGATGTCGACGCCGGCAACTGGCTGCCCGCGTTCACCGACCTGCGCGAGTTCCCGGACGCCGCGATCGTGAACAACGCGAGCCTCCTCGCCGAGTACGCCACGATGGTCGAGCAGATCACGGACTCGAACTACACCGCCTACTCCGAGCTCGCGAGGGCCTACGACCTTCGCGCCGCGTACTTCGGATCGCAGATCGCGTACACTCAGCCGGTGGTCCTCGCTCCGCCGCCGCTCCTCCAGCCGCCGTTCATCTTCTACTTCGTCTCGAGCTACCACCTCTGCCTCCCGCCGACCGCCCCGTGGATCGCCCGGCTCGCCTGCAACAACGACACGCTGTCGCTCGTCGGTCCGATCGCCTTCTCCGAGACCGTCTACGACAACGGCGCGGTCGTCGGGACGTTCAACGGCAGCGTGCCGATGGGCGACAACCTCACCTTCGTCCTGCACGAGTACACGGCGCAGTTCCCGGGCAACTGGGACGCGGCGATCGTCAGCCAGCCGCTCGCGGCCGTCGCCTATCAGGTCCCCGGCAGCTCGGCCGAGGTGCTGTCGCTGAACCCGGAGTTCGCTTCCACGACCTGCACGATCGTGCCGTTCTCCTCCTGCGCGCCGGTCGGGTGACGCCGGCGCCCGATGGGGTCTAGGTCTGCGGCAGCTCGCCCGCGACCACCGTGATCGTCACGCCCGGCGGCGCGGTCTCGAGCGCGGTCCACTGGGGATCGAGCATCGCGAGCTCGGCGTTCCCGCTGTAGTAGGCCCAGGTGCCGAGCGGGTGCTCCTCGAACGACGCGCTCCAGTCCCCGGGGAACGGCGGCGTGCCCGAGGCGAGCGTGAAGGTCCAGCTGGTCCCGTTCGCGATCGCCACGAGGCCCATCCCGATCGGCTCGAGGTCGTGGTACTCGGTCAGGTTGACGACGACCGGTCCGCGGAAGGTCACCGAGTCGCCGTTGCACAGGAGGAACAGCGGCAGGTTCTCTTCGGGGCTCTCGCAGACGCTGTAGCGCGAGGCGAAGTCGAGGATCGGGCGCGGCGCCACCCACTTCGCCGGGTCGAACGACGGCACGCTCGAGTAGCCGTTGCGGGCACCCCAGTAGGCGCCGCT
This is a stretch of genomic DNA from Thermoplasmata archaeon. It encodes these proteins:
- a CDS encoding adenylate/guanylate cyclase domain-containing protein, with amino-acid sequence MSRRLAAIMFTDVAGYTQLAQTDEAGALRLLEEQERVARPLLATHRGRKVKSMGDGLLLEFPNALDAVEFGVGFQRALHERNARTGALPLRLRVGIHLGDVQAKGADILGDAVNVASRVEPLADPGGVALSVQVYDQVHRKANCTFERLGPRKLEGVVEPIEIYRVAFPWSPPANVVLPSVVPRVAVLPLANISPDPHDEYFADGLTEELISVLSRIGGLRVLARTSVNQYKGTSKPISVIGAELGAQAVLEGSVRKDGDQLRITMQLIDADTQEHRWAQTYDRRLENVFAIQAEVAERTAEALKVQLLSSERKAIEEQPTANFRAYELYLRGVRAAQTALGGMASAEGARADRAAEEYFEAAIREDPAFSAAYSHLANHLIAASGETRPARLALARARVLTLHALELHPSSSDAHTAQGNLAMQADHDWPRAEAEFQQAIALNSSSSAAHVWYGHLLTVLQRYREADKQFAAAIELDPLWFYPQFLRAWNQAYAADYERFLALSEKLLADFGDRQWSRGTLAWAYAFAGRVQEAVRLLKPLVTPFGLPLRHIQGELNAFLGRPQQLRSWLATLERNTSASGPSPVLVASAYGMCGEREKALGLLERDCATGEGFLWNHYQWVGFDRVRDDPRFAALVRAMGLPPGLTRPLWDGRGPFPAAVSGGECPTTPRQGGRAMRPSRRAAPRRFRTPRQARKRPR
- a CDS encoding glycosyltransferase family 4 protein, whose translation is MVKVAVVVPSFSRVLPSDPECIARGLAEAGAEVHVFTTRSSSGRDADYLGLPVRDLRDSPFEIHWCRHLGVVRQFVVSLPPSPPLDSSFQGAIIFEDYPMLSRQAARQLAHASVPVVLAVERCYYPSDRLARSALGFVDRALAPRLWRRAEAIACHSRESMRFYTNLGAPRERLAYLPGCIDAEYFRRESALANGHVRTARDPPTIVCVARLHPYKGIPVLLEAAAGLRARGRDFRLRIIGRGPMEAEYRGLATRLGLGAWVSFEPTPIPNPAMPAVLGAADIYVQPSLIEPFGRAAAEAMASRLPVVASAVGGLRDTVSDGETGALVAPGDAGGLARALETLAEDPELARRMGRSGQARAIERLDYRRVARWYLDRFSGRGPRAPGLAS
- a CDS encoding DUF1801 domain-containing protein, encoding MAAKKSARKPGARSGARFTSEELAAMKERARELRSRAPAGATTGEAEVLAKIATMAPGDRDLAERLHALVRAHAPDLSARTWYGMPAYSKNGQILCFFQAAGKFKTRYATLGFSDEANLDEDKMWPTAFALTALSPAEEARIAALLKRALT
- a CDS encoding VOC family protein; translated protein: MDPMMKPKLAPYLVARDAAGLATFIEKGLGGLRGFQELDASGKFQHLEMKVADAVVMLADAPSGRPPFPAMLHLYVADADAAFQRALKAGALSVREPSDMPDGRRGGVRDLWGNEWWFTQPKA
- a CDS encoding NAD(P)H-dependent oxidoreductase, translating into MPRVGIVLGSTRPGRVGEAVARWVLEIARKRTDAEFELVDLKDVNLPLLDEAVPPSAGKYAQPHTQDWSKVIGSFDAFVFVTPEYNHSVPAGLKNAIDYLFAEWNHKAAGFVSYGSSGGVRAVEHLRLILAEVMVATVRMQVPLPISTDFENFRVFKPLPIREPQLNTMLDQLIAWANALRPVREHPPPRR